A window from Leptothermofonsia sichuanensis E412 encodes these proteins:
- the gcvT gene encoding glycine cleavage system aminomethyltransferase GcvT, with protein sequence MTQSKATPLARTPLYTLSLELNARMTEFSGWEMPVQYSGITREHQAVRTAAGMFDISHMGKFQLTGKDVLSQIQPLVPSDLSRLQPGQAQYTVLLNPQAGIIDDLIFYYQGNDSEGRQRWTVIVNAATTQKDRSWMLEHLDPDQVHFQDQSTARTLIAVQGPEAVSHLQSLVKEDLSIIKPFGHLEGTVLGQPAFLARTGYTGEDGFEVMTEPSVGVKLWQALLAAGVTPCGLGARDTLRLEAAMALYGQDIDDTTTPLEAGLGWLVHLDSKGDFIGRSVLEQQKQTGVRRRLVGLQMQGRAIARHGYPVFHDGKPVGEVTSGTQSPTLGQAIALAYVPTELSKPEQPLEVEIRGKRYPAIVVKKPFYRRAK encoded by the coding sequence GTGACTCAATCTAAAGCAACTCCACTGGCTCGCACCCCTCTCTACACCCTTTCCCTGGAACTCAATGCCCGGATGACCGAGTTTTCTGGATGGGAGATGCCTGTCCAGTACAGTGGCATTACCCGCGAACACCAGGCCGTTCGCACGGCAGCCGGAATGTTTGATATTTCCCACATGGGTAAATTTCAACTCACTGGCAAAGACGTATTGAGTCAGATCCAGCCCCTGGTGCCGTCTGATCTCAGCCGACTGCAACCCGGTCAGGCACAATACACCGTCCTGCTCAACCCCCAGGCTGGCATTATTGATGATCTGATCTTTTATTACCAGGGAAATGACTCTGAAGGGCGACAACGGTGGACAGTTATTGTGAACGCTGCCACGACCCAAAAGGATAGGTCCTGGATGCTGGAGCATTTGGATCCCGATCAGGTTCACTTTCAAGATCAGTCCACTGCCCGGACACTGATTGCTGTCCAGGGACCTGAAGCTGTCAGCCACCTGCAATCTCTGGTCAAAGAAGACCTCTCAATCATCAAACCCTTTGGACATCTGGAGGGGACAGTTCTGGGACAACCCGCGTTCCTGGCCCGCACAGGCTATACGGGAGAGGATGGGTTTGAAGTTATGACAGAACCATCGGTGGGGGTGAAACTGTGGCAGGCACTTCTGGCAGCAGGCGTAACGCCCTGTGGTCTGGGTGCCCGCGATACTCTGCGGCTGGAGGCGGCAATGGCACTCTACGGGCAGGACATTGACGATACCACGACCCCCCTGGAAGCTGGGCTGGGCTGGCTCGTCCATCTGGATAGTAAGGGGGACTTTATTGGACGATCCGTTCTTGAACAACAAAAGCAAACTGGTGTCCGACGACGACTGGTCGGGCTGCAAATGCAGGGACGGGCTATTGCCCGTCATGGCTACCCGGTCTTCCATGATGGTAAACCTGTAGGTGAAGTCACCAGCGGCACCCAGTCCCCCACATTGGGACAGGCGATCGCCCTGGCCTACGTTCCTACCGAGCTTTCCAAACCGGAGCAGCCCCTGGAAGTGGAAATTCGGGGCAAACGCTATCCGGCGATCGTGGTCAAGAAGCCATTTTATCGCAGGGCAAAGTAG